The Terriglobales bacterium genomic interval ACGCTGCCTTTTCCGGCGTGGATTTCATTCACCATCTGCTGCACTTCACTGAGTATGGCATTCAGGCGGTTAAACATGCTGGGGTCGTTAATGAGCTTTCCAACCGTGCCTTGCCCCTGCTCGATGGCAGCGACGATACGATCAAGCCGGCGTACAAGAACGTCCACGTTTTGCAGCGAGGTCTGGCTGGCACGAACCACGTCCTTAATATCAGGCTGATTGCTGGAGGGCAATATATCGCCCTCTTCCGCCGGCCCTTGCTTTGCCTCTGAGCTGTTGATATCCACGTAGGTCTCGCCCAGCACGCCGGCCGTGCTCAGTTGGGCCGTGGAATCCTTACGCAGAAAATCATGGTAGCGGGTGTTGACCTTCAGCGTGACTTCCACCGGCGTCAGCGGCTTGCTGGGATTCACAATGATACGGACCACGTTGCCAATATCTACGCCTTGCAGCCGTACGGGTGCGCCGACCCGGAGGCCTTCCGCATTGTCAAAGTAGCTCCTCAGGTGAATCTGACGCGTGAAGATGCTGCTGGTGGAAGACATCAAGAAAATCAATACAATCAACGTGATCGTGGCCACAATTACGGTAATCCCCACCCGCAAACGGGACCATTGCAGTTGTGCTTGACTAGGCATATTCCTTGTTCGCTATTCCAAAGCTGAGGATTCCAAACTTCGGAATAAACCACCTTTTCTTTGAAATTCAGGGAATTGGCGAATCATAACATATTGCACGATTTCTACCGATGAAGTGCCCATTCAATGGGCCAACAATCCAGTCTGGAATGTTCTTACCATCATCATGGCCGCCAAATACGCGGCTGCGCCACAAGCCAGAGTCACCGCCAAGCCGAAGTGCACGGCAATCACCATGGCCAGCACCGATCCCAAAACAGAAGCGGCTGCGTTCATGGCCCATGCCCACTCGATGGCCCCGGCTTCCGTATTTTCCAAAGCCCGCAATCCGGTGGGGAAGGGCATGCCCATCAGAAATCCCACAGGAGCGAGCAAGACTGTGCTAACCAGCAGCTTCAAGGGAAGCGACCAGCCTACCAACGCCACCAGGATTTTGGGTAGCATAAAAATATATGCCGCCAGAGCAATCACGATGAGCAGCAGCGGGAAGCGGACCCTGCGCCAGTCAGCGATCCAACGCCGGGCCGCCAGGCTGCCGGCGCCGCTGGTCAGCATCATCAGGAAAACAACCACGGTGAGCGCATATGTAGGATGGCCGAGAAACAGAACAAAGCGCTGAATCATGGTGATTTCTACAATGATGTAACCCAGTCCTACGGCGATAAAGTAAAGCAGCGGCCTCACTCCTGCCACACGTGCGCTGGTATGGAAGGCGAGGGGCAGAACCAGGAATGCCAGCACAGCCAGCACCGATATGCCCAGCAGCATGAAAAGAACGGCCACCCCCAGATTGACCTTCCAATCAATGCCCGTCCGGATAGGATGAAGAACTCCCTGGAAGAGCCTGCCCGTCTTGAAGGTAAAGAAGAAAAACGGAGCATTATCGTAGACCGGCTTTATGTTGTAGGCATACGCTGCAAAGAAAGAATCGTGCGGATTTGCTTGCAAGGCCGCAGAGCCAGCTTCCGCGCCCGGGTCGGCATCAATAAGATCATCAAATGGCCGACGTGCTTCGCTGGCGGCATAGGAAGTTTTGCCGAGCGCCTCTTCGCCCGAGTAGCAGGAT includes:
- a CDS encoding MlaD family protein, with protein sequence MPSQAQLQWSRLRVGITVIVATITLIVLIFLMSSTSSIFTRQIHLRSYFDNAEGLRVGAPVRLQGVDIGNVVRIIVNPSKPLTPVEVTLKVNTRYHDFLRKDSTAQLSTAGVLGETYVDINSSEAKQGPAEEGDILPSSNQPDIKDVVRASQTSLQNVDVLVRRLDRIVAAIEQGQGTVGKLINDPSMFNRLNAILSEVQQMVNEIHAGKGSVGKLIMDDELYNKANASVDKLNKIIDEMNQGQGTIGKFLKDPTLYDNANKTVAKANALMDEVNQGKGALGKIAKDEEFARKLDKTVTNLETLTTNMNEGKGSMGKLFVDPSLYNNSDKMLVETRSLVQAIRENPKKYLTIHFKIF